In a genomic window of Anoplopoma fimbria isolate UVic2021 breed Golden Eagle Sablefish chromosome 6, Afim_UVic_2022, whole genome shotgun sequence:
- the bag3 gene encoding BAG family molecular chaperone regulator 3, with amino-acid sequence MFQYSTAGNMNGMKTQSPTQTTANNDSDPLPLGWEVKIDPQTGWPFFVDHNNRTTTWNDPRHDARKVREVSANGPNIPPEPSPQELQKTFVREMKHPILRPGYVPIPVFHEGAELRQQQHPCYSYIQPTTAQNIRSDGRTPSPTPGLHCSSRSPLHGSSESCSPEPGMASSPVSQTAEVYTAPHHQPPRPSSTGLQAGYIPIPVIHEGGGGQTQTQAQLNPSVYSQRVPYSEHQQPFYRLQTDEWPGYSAAMQPPRERASPILTPQHRDATSIHLQPHIRSQSPIVTQVLGERPQAQQHVLTRDPPQKMEQEQQGTQQKPENTQLPQPLHTEADFQKPQQPQQFQQPPPQQPQQFQQPQQFQQPQQFQQPQQFQQPQQFQQPQQYQQPQQFQHAPPQTSPQPQHPEQLMQSQQQFQQPKKPEQPQQHTADITVQIPPKPEAQDTAAVPPEVPPVKVEPEQAAQCPVHPGLAKVQQIVGRVAKLEQDVKCFDGKKYGKKYLLLEELLTKELLALDSVDPEGRVDVRQARRDGVRRVQNILEELEQMEERPARPASETGMEGDNLTQKGEPRMFTKENVELAKEIS; translated from the exons ATGTTCCAGTACTCGACGGCCGGCAACATGAACGGCATGAAGACGCAGTCGCCGACGCAGACCACGGCCAACAATGACAGCGACCCTCTTCCCCTCGGATGGGAAGTCAAAATCGACCCTCAGACCGGATGGCCCTTCTTTGTGGATCACAACAACCGCACGACCACCTGGAATGACCCCCGACACGACGCCAGAAAG GTCAGAGAGGTGTCAGCAAATGGACCCAACATACCACCAGAACCAAGCCCTCAGGAGTTACAGAAAACCTTTGTGAGAGAGATGAAGCACCCCATTCTGCGCCCAGGTTACGTTCCTATCCCTGTCTTCCACGAGGGCGCAGAactgaggcagcagcagcatccatGTTATTCCTACATCCAGCCAACCACTGCACAGAATATCCGGTCAGACGGGCGGACACCCTCTCCGACGCCAGGGCTCCACTGCAGCTCCAGATCCCCTTTACACGGTTCTTCAGAAAGCTGCTCCCCTGAGCCTGGAATGGCCAGCTCGCCTGTTTCACAAACGGCAGAG GTTTACACTGCCCCGCATCACCAACCCCCACGGCCCAGCAGCACTGGTCTTCAAGCAGGTTACATCCCCATCCCGGTGATCCATGAGGGTGGAGGAGGCCAAACACAAACGCAGGCTCAGTTGAATCCCTCTGTCTACTCTCAGCGCGTCCCCTACTCAGAGCACCAGCAGCCCTTCTATCGCCTTCAGACCGACGAATGGCCTGGCTACTCTGCAGCGAtgcagcctccccgggaaagagCCTCTCCGATACTGACTCCCCAGCATCGCGATGCTACTTCTATTCACCTCCAACCTCACATTAGAAGCCAGTCACCTATTGTAACGCAGGTGCTGGGAGAAAGACCACAG GCACAGCAGCATGTCCTCACAAGAGACCCGCCCCAGAAAATGGAGCAGGAACAACAAGGCACTCAGCAGAAACCTGAGAACACGCAGCTCCCCCAGCCGTTGCACACGGAAGCTGACTTCCAGAAGCCTCAACAACCTCAACAGTTCCAGCAGCCTCCGCCTCAGCAACCTCAACAGTTTCAGCAGCCACAACAGTTTCAGCAGCCGCAACAGTTTCAGCAGCCGCAACAGTTTCAGCAGCCCCAACAGTTTCAGCAGCCACAACAGTATCAGCAGCCCCAACAGTTTCAGCACGCACCACCTCAGACATCTCCACAACCTCAGCATCCCGAACAGCTGATGCAATCGCAGCAACAGTTCCAGCAGCCCAAGAAACCggaacaaccacaacaacataCTGCAGATATCACAGTTCAAATACCTCCAAAACCTGAGGCCCAGGACACGGCAGCTGTTCCCCCAGAGGTCCCACCTGTCAAGGTTGAGCCGGAACAGGCCGCCCAGTGCCCAGTCCACCCGGGCTTGGCTAAGGTACAGCAGATAGTCGGACGGGTCGCTAAACTGGAGCAGGACGTGAAATGTTTTGATGGAAAGAAGTATGGTAAGAAATACTTGTTACTGGAGGAGCTGCTGACCAAAGAGCTCTTAGCACTGGACTCGGTGGACCCAGAGGGTCGTGTAGATGTACGGCAGGCGAGACGGGATGGAGTCCGTCGTGTTCAGAACATACTGGAAGAACTGGAGCAAATGGAGGAGCGGCCAGCCAGGCCTGCAAGCGAGACGGGGATGGAGGGAGACAACCTGACACAGAAAGGAGAGCCCAGAATGTTCACCAAGGAAAATGTTGAGCTGGCAAAGGAGATATCATAA
- the pkd2l1 gene encoding polycystic kidney disease 2-like 1 protein: protein MKCLNNRADSHLTGQVELDSLGNKAWVNQGYCGSPLPLPRAVSTIYNSQPLFQGSMDSMYKLDSPGPFPEEPPSTDQSPVKKRQGCCSFVKGFWGTTLTENTSNNRELFVRTTLRELLVYLVFLVDICLLTYGMTSSSTYYYTKAMTDLFVNTGGESGVRFQSIGTMADFWTYAQGPLLDGLYWTKWYNNQSLDRGEQSFIYYENMLLGVPRMRQIKIMNNSCKVHKDFEDEITGCFDVYNDKKEDDLSFGLINGTAWTYHTENEVKGSSHWGLLTSYSGAGYYRDLSRTKEQSAIILEELVDNLWLDRGTRAAFVDFSTYNANINMFCVIRLVVEFPATGGAIPSYQIRTVKLIRYITYWDYFILGCELVFCLFILYYVVEEILELRIHKLSYFKSIWNILDIVVIMLAIVAIVFNIFRTVKVDNLLGKLLEQPGIYADFEFLAFWQTQYNNMNAVNLFFAWIKVFKYISFNKTMTQLSSTLGRCAKDILGFAIMFFIVFFAYAQLGYLLFGTEVESFSTFVKCIFTQFRIILGDFDYNAIDRANRVLGPIYFVTYVFFVFFVLLNMFLAIINDTYSEVKEELSCQKDELQFTDIIKQSYMKTFTKLKLKKEKISDVQKALQSGSGEIEFKDFRETLKEMGHADHEISAAFSRFDHDGNQILDEDEQKRMKIELEEKRDALCVELNHLGMHYEKELLEKPPVTSNEQNQSSHAFVDQEQFVRLAKQVLQLESSVAGVTSRIELIMEKLGLQVKAKGNEMSDDTASDGSVLVCVDRGIKAEMSSWRPAGRTSATYNCHM, encoded by the exons ATGAAGTGCCTGAACAACCGGGCCGACAGTCACCTGACCGGGCAGGTGGAGTTGGACAGCCTGGGCAACAAAGCCTGGGTGAACCAGGGCTACTGTGGCTCCCCTCTGCCCCTGCCCCGAGCTGTCAGCACCATCTACAACTCTCAGCCCCTCTTCCAGGGCTCCATGGACAGCATGTACAAACTGGACAGCCCCGGTCCATTCCCAGAGGAACCACCATCCACTGACCAAAGCCCGGTGAAGAAACGACAAGGCTGCTGCTCTTTCGTCAAAG GCTTCTGGGGCACAACACTGACTGAAAACACCTCAAACAACAGAGAGTTGTTTGTCAGGACCACGCTGCGTGAGTTACTGGTCTACCTGGTGTTCCTGGTGGATATATGCCTCT TAACATACGGCATGACCAGCTCGAGCACCTATTACTACACCAAAGCCATGACAGACCTGTTTGTGAATACAGGCGGTGAAAGTGGGGTTAGGTTTCAGTCCATTGGCACCATGGCCGACTTCTGGACT TATGCTCAGGGCCCGTTGCTGGACGGCCTCTACTGGACTAAATGGTACAATAACCAGTCCCTGGACAGAGGAGAGCAGTCCTTCATCTACTATGAGAACATGCTGCTGGGAGTGCCCAGAATGAGGCAGATCAAGATCATGAACAACTCCTGCAAGGTCCACAAGGACTTCGAAGATGAGATCACGGGATGCTTCGATGTTTACAATGACAAGAAGGAGGATGACCTGAGCTTCGGTCTCATCAATGGCACCGC CTGGACCTACCACACAGAGAACGAAGTCAAAGGTTCCTCTCACTGGGGCTTGCTGACCTCATACAGTGGGGCGGGATACTACCGAGACCTGAGTCGAACCAAAGAGCAGAGCGCCATCATACTGGAGGAACTGGTGGACAACCTGTGGCTCGACCGAGGAACCAGAGCAGCCTTCGTCGACTTCTCCACTTACAACGCAAACATCAACATGTTCTGTGTTATCAG GTTGGTGGTTGAATTCCCAGCGACTGGTGGAGCAATCCCTTCCTACCAGATAAGAACCGTCAAACTGATTCGCTACATCACCTACTGGGATTATTTCATCCTCGGCTGCGAGCTGGTTTTCTGTTTATTCATCCTCTACTATGTTGTGGAGGAGATTCTTGAGCTGCGAATACACAAGCTCTCCTATTTCAAAAGCATATGGAACATACTGGATATTGTTGTCATAATG CTTGCCATCGTTGCCATTGTCTTCAATATTTTCCGAACTGTCAAAGTGGACAACTTGCTTGGCAAACTGCTGGAACAACCTGGTATCTATGCTGATTTTGAATTTCTGGCCTTCTGGCAAACACAGTACAACAATATGAATGCAGTAAACCTGTTCTTTGCATGGATCAAG GTTTTCAAGTACATCAGTTTTAACAAGACCATGACTCAGCTGTCCTCCACACTGGGTCGATGTGCTAAAGATATCTTGGGCTTCGCCATAATGTTCTTCATAGTGTTCTTCGCCTATGCTCAACTTGGATATTTGCTCTTCGGGACAGAGGTTGAATCTTTCAGTACTTTCGTCAAGTGCAT ctTCACACAGTTTAGGATTATTCTCGGAGACTTCGATTACAATGCCATTGACCGTGCTAACAGAGTTCTTGGGCCAATCTACTTTGTGACCtatgtgttctttgttttctttgttttactg AACATGTTTCTGGCCATCATAAATGACACATACTCTGAAGTTAAGGAGGAGCTCTCATGCCAAAAAGACGAGTTACAGTTTACTGACATCATCAAACAG AGCTATATGAAGACATTTACGAAGTTGaaacttaaaaaagagaaaatatcagATGTTCAGAAGGCGCTACAATCTGGATCTGGAGAAATTGAATTCAAGGACTTCAGAGAAACTCTGAAAGA GATGGGACATGCTGATCATGAAATTTCTGCAGCCTTTTCACGGTTTGACCATGATGGGAACCAAATTCTAGACGAAGACGAACAAAAGAGGATGAAAATCGAGCTGGAGGAAAAGAGG gatgCTCTTTGCGTTGAACTCAACCATCTTGGAATGCACTATGAAAAAGAATTACTGGAGAAGCCTCCTGTTACATCCAATGAGCAGAACCAGTCCAGTCATGCGTTTGTGGATCAGGAACAGTTTGTAAG ACTGGCCAAACAGGTTCTCCAGCTTGAAAGCTCTGTGGCAGGCGTCACATCCAGGATTGAGTTGATTATGGAGAAACTGGGATTACAAGTGAAAGCTAAAGGGAATGAAATG AGTGATGATACTGCCTCAGATGGGAGCGTCCTGGTTTGTGTGGACAGAGGGATAAAGGCTGAGATGTCATCATGGAGACCAGCGGGTCGCACCAGCGCAACATACAATTGCCATATGTGA
- the tial1 gene encoding nucleolysin TIAR isoform X2, with protein sequence MDARVVKDMTTGKSKGYGFVSFYNKLDAENSIINMGGQWLGGRQIRTNWATRKPPAPKSVPDNGSKQLRFDDVLTQSSPQNCTVYCGGIQSGLSEHLMRQTFSPFGQIMEIRVFPEKGYSFIRFSSHDSAAHAIVSVNGTAIEGHLVKCFWGKESPDIAKNPQQVEYGQWGQWNQVYGNPQPQQQQQQQQQQQQQQQQQQYGQYVTNGWQVPSYSMYGQTWNQQGFGVEQSQSPAWVEGFGSQSGQAAAPSGQVMSNLANFSMAGYQTQ encoded by the exons AT GGATGCCCGTGTTGTGAAGGACATGACGACAGGCAAATCAAAGGGGTATGGATTTGTGTCCTTCTACAACAAACTG GATGCAGAGAATTCCATCATTAACATGGGGGGGCAGTGGCTTGGAGGACGCCAAATCAGGACCAACTGGGCAACACGTAAACCACCAGCTCCAAAGAGTGTCCCGGACA atGGGTCAAAGCAGCTGAGGTTCGATGACGTACTGACTCAGTCCAGTCCACAGaactgtactgtgtactgtggaGGGATCCAGTCAGGGCTATCAG AACACCTGATGCGCCAGACCTTCTCCCCGTTTGGTCAAATAATGGAAATCAGAGTTTTCCCAGAGAAAGGATACTCTTTCATCAG gTTTTCCTCCCATGACAGTGCTGCCCATGCCATTGTTTCAGTAAATGGCACAGCCATTGAAGGACACCTAGTGAAATGCTTCTGGGGCAAAGAATCTCCTGACATAGCAAAGAATCCACAGCAG GTTGAGTACGGTCAGTGGGGGCAGTGGAACCAGGTCTATGGGAATCcgcagccacagcagcagcagcagcagcagcagcagcagcagcagcagcagcagcagcagcagtacggGCAGTATGTGACCAATGGGTGGCAAGTTCCCTCCTACAGCATGTACGGCCAGACGTGGAACCAGCAAGGATTTGGAGTAGA GCAGTCCCAGTCACCAGCCTGGGTGGAAGGCTTTGGATCCCAGTCAGGCCAGGCGGCAGCTCCATCTGGTCAAGTCATGTCCAACCTGGCCAACTTTAGCATGGCTGGCTACCAAACACAGTGA
- the tial1 gene encoding nucleolysin TIAR isoform X1, with protein sequence MDDESYPKTLYVGNLSRDVTEILILQLFTQIGPCKSCKMITEHTSNDPYCFVEFFEHRDAAAALAAMNGRKILGKEVKVNWATTPSSQKKDTSNHFHVFVGDLSPEITTEDVKAAFAPFGKISDARVVKDMTTGKSKGYGFVSFYNKLDAENSIINMGGQWLGGRQIRTNWATRKPPAPKSVPDNGSKQLRFDDVLTQSSPQNCTVYCGGIQSGLSEHLMRQTFSPFGQIMEIRVFPEKGYSFIRFSSHDSAAHAIVSVNGTAIEGHLVKCFWGKESPDIAKNPQQVEYGQWGQWNQVYGNPQPQQQQQQQQQQQQQQQQQQYGQYVTNGWQVPSYSMYGQTWNQQGFGVEQSQSPAWVEGFGSQSGQAAAPSGQVMSNLANFSMAGYQTQ encoded by the exons ATGGACGACGAAAGCTACCCCAAGACCCT GTATGTGGGAAACCTCTCCAGGGATGTAACAGAGATTTTGATTCTGCAACTTTTCACCCAGATTGGGCCTTGcaaaagttgtaaaatgatCACAGAG CATACAAGCAATGACCCCTATTGCTTCGTGGAGTTCTTTGAACACagagatgctgctgcagctcttgCAGCCATGAACGGGAGGAAGATATTAGGAAAG GAGGTCAAAGTCAACTGGGCCACCACTCCAAGTAGCCAGAAGAAAGACACATCCA ATCACTTCCATGTTTTCGTGGGAGATCTGAGCCCTGAGATCACCACCGAGGATGTCAAGGCTGCATTTGCGCCTTTTGGGAAAATCTC GGATGCCCGTGTTGTGAAGGACATGACGACAGGCAAATCAAAGGGGTATGGATTTGTGTCCTTCTACAACAAACTG GATGCAGAGAATTCCATCATTAACATGGGGGGGCAGTGGCTTGGAGGACGCCAAATCAGGACCAACTGGGCAACACGTAAACCACCAGCTCCAAAGAGTGTCCCGGACA atGGGTCAAAGCAGCTGAGGTTCGATGACGTACTGACTCAGTCCAGTCCACAGaactgtactgtgtactgtggaGGGATCCAGTCAGGGCTATCAG AACACCTGATGCGCCAGACCTTCTCCCCGTTTGGTCAAATAATGGAAATCAGAGTTTTCCCAGAGAAAGGATACTCTTTCATCAG gTTTTCCTCCCATGACAGTGCTGCCCATGCCATTGTTTCAGTAAATGGCACAGCCATTGAAGGACACCTAGTGAAATGCTTCTGGGGCAAAGAATCTCCTGACATAGCAAAGAATCCACAGCAG GTTGAGTACGGTCAGTGGGGGCAGTGGAACCAGGTCTATGGGAATCcgcagccacagcagcagcagcagcagcagcagcagcagcagcagcagcagcagcagcagcagtacggGCAGTATGTGACCAATGGGTGGCAAGTTCCCTCCTACAGCATGTACGGCCAGACGTGGAACCAGCAAGGATTTGGAGTAGA GCAGTCCCAGTCACCAGCCTGGGTGGAAGGCTTTGGATCCCAGTCAGGCCAGGCGGCAGCTCCATCTGGTCAAGTCATGTCCAACCTGGCCAACTTTAGCATGGCTGGCTACCAAACACAGTGA